The Vanessa atalanta chromosome 24, ilVanAtal1.2, whole genome shotgun sequence genome has a segment encoding these proteins:
- the LOC125073300 gene encoding protein DEK isoform X4: MSGDTDKAKISDNQDEDKKSGAGDGQTTEDESSQDSKGESLTIADCQEPEVQGNTDVDHEDKQQGDAKSTTANGKEDDGPADDTKDEKDEKTDGDFKKEENGETHEENEKEDLKENDKAAKKVVPKKKPKKEDTEEEEEDEEEEEEEEDEEGEEVDEEEEKKPKDKVKKPVKKAKEGDDEGDDEEEGEEEGEEEEEEEEEEEEAPKPKPKREPTEPPVPLPAGKGIPLGHISNVEVSLSRFKTQDQKILHQYLYGQLCLDRNVKRNIKKFKGYEWAIGSTEYKAKLEETAKMELKQLRTMCEMLDLDKKGGASELAARLVGFLQQPTANSPHARGVARAPVAAQPTSAPGGRPRRSAAVKIHNRGYSDEEYETDPETKVKGPKPAKDGSEDSDGSFNPSGSEADSDFDPEAGEGASGPGRKRKSSGRRRSAGKPGKRGRKGKGRKVKGASRGRGRKAKSESDDESDKSESESEGESGSDAEESDEPKSKRGRPAGAVGKGRKGAVAKASAKATPAKRKAPTPPGKKKGGAKPVGRPAKKGKKASSEESGEGSEEEEEEEGSEEEESGEESDTPADKKAKRPPTDEEIKKYVKQILEGANLEQITMKTVCKQVYSHYPDFDLAHKKDFIKATVKSCI; this comes from the exons ATGTCGGGTGATACCGATAAAGCAAAAATCAGTGACAATCAG GATGAAGACAAGAAATCTGGTGCAGGCGATGGCCAGACAACAGAAGATGAATCCTCACAGGATTCTAAGGGTGAGTCGCTGACAATCGCTGACTGCCAAGAGCCGGAGGTCCAAGGTAACACCGATGTAGATCACGAGGACAAGCAGCAAG GTGACGCAAAGTCAACTACGGCAAATGGCAAAGAAGACGACGGGCCCGCTGATGACACTAAGGATGAAAAAGATGAAAAAACCGACGGAGACTTTAAAAAG GAAGAAAATGGTGAAACTCATGAGGAAAATGAGAAAgaagatttaaaagaaaacgaCAAAGCAGCTAAGAAAGTAGTTCCGAAAAAGAAACCCAAGAAAGAG GATACTGAGGAAGAAGAAGAGGACGAAGAAGAGGAAGAAGAGGAGGAGGACGAGGAAGGCGAGGAGGTTGACGAAGAAGAAGAGAAAAAACCAAAAGACAA AGTAAAGAAACCAGTTAAGAAAGCTAAAGAAGGCGACGATGAAGGCGATGATGAGGAGGAGGGAGAAGAGGAGGGCGAGGAGGAGGAGGAAGAGGAAGAAGAAGAGGAGGAGGCACCTAAGCCCAAACCTAAGAGAGAG ccAACAGAACCTCCCGTTCCTCTGCCGGCCGGGAAGGGCATACCTCTTGGACACATCAGCAATGTCGAAGTTTCACTGTCACGGTTCAAAACTCAAGATCAGAAAATACTTCACCAGTATCTCTATGGG cAACTCTGTTTGGACCGCAACGTGAAACGCAACATAAAGAAGTTCAAAGGGTACGAGTGGGCCATCGGCTCCACGGAATACAAGGCTAAGCTCGAGGAGACGGCTAAGATGGAGCTCAAGCAACTCAGGACAATGTGTGAAATGCTCGACTTAGACAAAAAAG GCGGCGCGAGCGAGCTAGCAGCGCGCCTGGTGGGCTTTCTGCAGCAGCCCACCGCCAACTCGCCGCACGCGCGGGGCGTGGCGCGCGCGCCCGTGGCGGCGCAGCCCACCTCCGCGCCCGGCGGCCGCCCGCGCCGCTCCGCCGCCGTCAAGATACACAACAGAG GTTACTCGGACGAGGAGTACGAAACCGATCCAGAGACGAAGGTCAAGGGGCCGAAGCCGGCGAAGGATGGCTCGGAGGATTCCGAT GGCTCCTTCAACCCGAGCGGCTCGGAGGCGGACTCCGACTTCGACCCGGAGGCCGGCGAGGGCGCCAGCGGGCCGGGCCGCAAGCGTAAGAGCTCCGGACGACGTCGCTCCGCCGGCAAGCCGGGCAAGCGGGGAAGGAAGGGCAAAGGAAGGAAGGTAAAG GGAGCAAGCAGAGGTCGCGGTCGGAAGGCAAAGTCGGAGAGTGACGATGAAAGCGACAAGTCTGAGAGTGAAAGCGAGGGAGAGTCCGGCAGTGACGCGGAAGAATCCgat GAGCCGAAGTCGAAGCGCGGGCGGCCGGCGGGCGCGGTGGGCAAGGGCCGCAAGGGCGCCGTGGCCAAAGCCAGCGCCAAGGCCACGCCCGCCAAGCGGAAAGCTCCCACGCCGCCAG gtAAAAAGAAGGGTGGTGCCAAGCCAGTGGGTCGACCGGCCAAGAAGGGTAAGAAGGCGTCGTCTGAAGAATCCGGAGAGGGCAGTGAGGAAGAAGAGGAGGAGGAAGGTAGTGAGGAGGAGGAGAGCGGAGAGGAGTCTGATACGCCAGCGGACAAGAAGGCTAAACGGCCGCCTACT GACGAGGAGATTAAGAAGTACGTGAAGCAAATCCTCGAGGGAGCAAACCTCGAGCAGATCACGATGAAGACGGTGTGCAAGCAGGTGTACAGCCACTACCCGGACTTCGATCTCGCGCACAAGAAGGACTTTATCAAGGCAACAGTCAAATCG TGTATTTAA
- the LOC125073300 gene encoding protein DEK isoform X3, which translates to MSGDTDKAKISDNQDEDKKSGAGDGQTTEDESSQDSKGESLTIADCQEPEVQGNTDVDHEDKQQGDAKSTTANGKEDDGPADDTKDEKDEKTDGDFKKEENGETHEENEKEDLKENDKAAKKVVPKKKPKKEDTEEEEEDEEEEEEEEDEEGEEVDEEEEKKPKDKVKKPVKKAKEGDDEGDDEEEGEEEGEEEEEEEEEEEEAPKPKPKREPTEPPVPLPAGKGIPLGHISNVEVSLSRFKTQDQKILHQYLYGQLCLDRNVKRNIKKFKGYEWAIGSTEYKAKLEETAKMELKQLRTMCEMLDLDKKGGASELAARLVGFLQQPTANSPHARGVARAPVAAQPTSAPGGRPRRSAAVKIHNRGYSDEEYETDPETKVKGPKPAKDGSEDSDQGSFNPSGSEADSDFDPEAGEGASGPGRKRKSSGRRRSAGKPGKRGRKGKGRKVKGASRGRGRKAKSESDDESDKSESESEGESGSDAEESDEPKSKRGRPAGAVGKGRKGAVAKASAKATPAKRKAPTPPGKKKGGAKPVGRPAKKGKKASSEESGEGSEEEEEEEGSEEEESGEESDTPADKKAKRPPTDEEIKKYVKQILEGANLEQITMKTVCKQVYSHYPDFDLAHKKDFIKATVKSCI; encoded by the exons ATGTCGGGTGATACCGATAAAGCAAAAATCAGTGACAATCAG GATGAAGACAAGAAATCTGGTGCAGGCGATGGCCAGACAACAGAAGATGAATCCTCACAGGATTCTAAGGGTGAGTCGCTGACAATCGCTGACTGCCAAGAGCCGGAGGTCCAAGGTAACACCGATGTAGATCACGAGGACAAGCAGCAAG GTGACGCAAAGTCAACTACGGCAAATGGCAAAGAAGACGACGGGCCCGCTGATGACACTAAGGATGAAAAAGATGAAAAAACCGACGGAGACTTTAAAAAG GAAGAAAATGGTGAAACTCATGAGGAAAATGAGAAAgaagatttaaaagaaaacgaCAAAGCAGCTAAGAAAGTAGTTCCGAAAAAGAAACCCAAGAAAGAG GATACTGAGGAAGAAGAAGAGGACGAAGAAGAGGAAGAAGAGGAGGAGGACGAGGAAGGCGAGGAGGTTGACGAAGAAGAAGAGAAAAAACCAAAAGACAA AGTAAAGAAACCAGTTAAGAAAGCTAAAGAAGGCGACGATGAAGGCGATGATGAGGAGGAGGGAGAAGAGGAGGGCGAGGAGGAGGAGGAAGAGGAAGAAGAAGAGGAGGAGGCACCTAAGCCCAAACCTAAGAGAGAG ccAACAGAACCTCCCGTTCCTCTGCCGGCCGGGAAGGGCATACCTCTTGGACACATCAGCAATGTCGAAGTTTCACTGTCACGGTTCAAAACTCAAGATCAGAAAATACTTCACCAGTATCTCTATGGG cAACTCTGTTTGGACCGCAACGTGAAACGCAACATAAAGAAGTTCAAAGGGTACGAGTGGGCCATCGGCTCCACGGAATACAAGGCTAAGCTCGAGGAGACGGCTAAGATGGAGCTCAAGCAACTCAGGACAATGTGTGAAATGCTCGACTTAGACAAAAAAG GCGGCGCGAGCGAGCTAGCAGCGCGCCTGGTGGGCTTTCTGCAGCAGCCCACCGCCAACTCGCCGCACGCGCGGGGCGTGGCGCGCGCGCCCGTGGCGGCGCAGCCCACCTCCGCGCCCGGCGGCCGCCCGCGCCGCTCCGCCGCCGTCAAGATACACAACAGAG GTTACTCGGACGAGGAGTACGAAACCGATCCAGAGACGAAGGTCAAGGGGCCGAAGCCGGCGAAGGATGGCTCGGAGGATTCCGAT CAGGGCTCCTTCAACCCGAGCGGCTCGGAGGCGGACTCCGACTTCGACCCGGAGGCCGGCGAGGGCGCCAGCGGGCCGGGCCGCAAGCGTAAGAGCTCCGGACGACGTCGCTCCGCCGGCAAGCCGGGCAAGCGGGGAAGGAAGGGCAAAGGAAGGAAGGTAAAG GGAGCAAGCAGAGGTCGCGGTCGGAAGGCAAAGTCGGAGAGTGACGATGAAAGCGACAAGTCTGAGAGTGAAAGCGAGGGAGAGTCCGGCAGTGACGCGGAAGAATCCgat GAGCCGAAGTCGAAGCGCGGGCGGCCGGCGGGCGCGGTGGGCAAGGGCCGCAAGGGCGCCGTGGCCAAAGCCAGCGCCAAGGCCACGCCCGCCAAGCGGAAAGCTCCCACGCCGCCAG gtAAAAAGAAGGGTGGTGCCAAGCCAGTGGGTCGACCGGCCAAGAAGGGTAAGAAGGCGTCGTCTGAAGAATCCGGAGAGGGCAGTGAGGAAGAAGAGGAGGAGGAAGGTAGTGAGGAGGAGGAGAGCGGAGAGGAGTCTGATACGCCAGCGGACAAGAAGGCTAAACGGCCGCCTACT GACGAGGAGATTAAGAAGTACGTGAAGCAAATCCTCGAGGGAGCAAACCTCGAGCAGATCACGATGAAGACGGTGTGCAAGCAGGTGTACAGCCACTACCCGGACTTCGATCTCGCGCACAAGAAGGACTTTATCAAGGCAACAGTCAAATCG TGTATTTAA